In one Bacteroides intestinalis DSM 17393 genomic region, the following are encoded:
- a CDS encoding alpha/beta hydrolase — protein MKRKVTLLLLLFCIFTLHAQGVYKTDKDLSYVSDEETDAYRKERCKLDVYYPVDKKDFPTIVWFHGGGLEGGGKHIPQELMNRGFAVVAVNYRLSPKAQNPAYIEDAAAAVAWTFSHIEEFGGSKDKIFVSGHSAGGYLSLMLAMDKKYMEAYGADADKVAAYLPVSGQTVTHFTIRKERGLPNGIPVIDEYAPVNRVRKDTPPIILITGDRNLEMADRWEENALLASVLKNIGNKKSALYELQGFNHGTVLEPACFLIINYIRDYCRSMAGQK, from the coding sequence ATGAAAAGGAAAGTGACTCTCCTGTTGCTATTATTCTGTATATTTACCCTGCATGCACAAGGAGTGTATAAAACGGATAAAGACCTTTCTTATGTTTCCGATGAGGAAACTGATGCCTATCGAAAAGAACGTTGTAAACTGGATGTCTACTATCCGGTGGACAAGAAAGATTTCCCTACCATTGTATGGTTTCATGGTGGGGGACTGGAAGGTGGCGGTAAGCATATTCCACAAGAATTGATGAATAGAGGCTTTGCTGTAGTAGCGGTGAATTATCGCTTGAGTCCCAAAGCCCAAAATCCTGCTTATATTGAAGATGCTGCCGCGGCTGTGGCGTGGACATTCAGCCATATAGAAGAATTCGGTGGTAGTAAAGATAAGATATTTGTTTCCGGTCATTCGGCAGGAGGTTATCTTTCATTAATGCTGGCTATGGATAAAAAGTATATGGAAGCTTATGGTGCGGATGCCGATAAAGTAGCCGCTTATCTTCCTGTTAGCGGGCAGACCGTAACCCACTTCACTATTCGCAAAGAACGGGGATTGCCGAATGGTATTCCTGTTATTGATGAGTATGCCCCTGTGAATCGTGTACGCAAAGATACCCCTCCCATAATACTGATTACTGGTGACCGTAACCTGGAAATGGCGGATCGTTGGGAAGAAAATGCATTGCTTGCTTCGGTGCTAAAGAATATCGGGAACAAGAAGTCTGCTTTGTACGAACTGCAAGGTTTTAATCACGGCACAGTGCTTGAACCGGCTTGTTTCCTGATTATAAACTATATCCGTGACTACTGTAGAAGCATGGCAGGTCAGAAATAA